A window from Agrobacterium tumefaciens encodes these proteins:
- the mnmA gene encoding tRNA 2-thiouridine(34) synthase MnmA: MNTLDFDKRPEDTRIVVAMSGGVDSSVVAGILKREGYDVLGITLQLYDHGAAVHRAGSCCAGQDIDDARRVCETLGIPHYVLDYEARFRETVINPFAEAYAMGETPIPCVACNQTVKFADLLATAQELGADALATGHYIRSRPNPVSGQEGRRALYRPIDSDRDQSWFLFATTQEQIDYLRFPLGGLSKAETRALAEEMGLVVAKKADSQDICFVPQGKYTDIINKLKPNAALAGDIVHLDGRVLGRHDGIVHYTIGQRRGIGVATGEPLYVVHLDARGRRVIVGPREALETRRVYLRDMNWLGDGELADDAGQGFACFAKVRSTRPPTEAVLHADENGIYVDLMTGEAGVAPGQACVLYSAPGADARVYGGGFIDRSERSADAEASLKALLEKPVAA; encoded by the coding sequence GTGAATACGCTCGATTTTGACAAGAGGCCGGAAGATACCCGGATCGTTGTCGCCATGTCCGGTGGCGTCGATTCTTCAGTGGTGGCCGGTATTCTCAAGCGCGAGGGCTATGATGTCCTCGGCATTACGCTCCAGCTTTACGACCATGGCGCTGCCGTGCACCGCGCCGGCTCCTGCTGCGCGGGGCAGGATATCGACGATGCGCGCAGGGTCTGCGAAACGCTCGGCATTCCCCATTATGTGCTGGATTACGAAGCGCGGTTCCGCGAAACCGTGATCAATCCCTTTGCCGAAGCTTACGCGATGGGCGAAACGCCGATCCCCTGTGTCGCCTGCAACCAGACGGTAAAATTTGCCGATCTGCTGGCGACCGCGCAGGAACTGGGCGCCGATGCGCTGGCGACCGGCCATTATATCCGCTCGCGCCCCAATCCTGTCTCTGGCCAGGAGGGCCGTCGCGCGCTCTATCGCCCGATCGACAGCGACCGTGACCAGAGCTGGTTCCTGTTTGCGACGACGCAGGAGCAGATCGATTATCTGCGTTTTCCGCTGGGTGGCCTCTCCAAGGCCGAAACACGGGCGCTGGCGGAAGAGATGGGGCTTGTGGTGGCCAAGAAGGCCGATAGCCAGGACATCTGTTTCGTGCCGCAGGGCAAATATACCGATATCATCAACAAGCTGAAGCCGAATGCGGCTCTGGCGGGCGATATCGTGCATCTGGATGGCCGCGTGCTCGGCCGCCACGATGGCATCGTGCACTATACGATCGGCCAGCGCCGTGGCATCGGCGTTGCGACGGGCGAGCCGCTTTACGTGGTACATCTCGATGCACGGGGCCGCCGGGTCATCGTTGGCCCGCGTGAGGCGTTGGAAACCCGCCGCGTCTATCTGCGTGACATGAACTGGCTGGGTGACGGTGAACTGGCTGACGATGCCGGGCAGGGTTTTGCCTGCTTCGCCAAGGTGCGCTCCACCCGCCCGCCGACGGAAGCGGTTCTGCATGCGGATGAAAACGGCATCTATGTCGATCTGATGACCGGTGAGGCGGGTGTCGCCCCCGGCCAGGCGTGCGTGCTCTATTCCGCGCCGGGTGCTGATGCCCGCGTTTACGGCGGCGGCTTCATCGACCGTTCGGAACGCTCGGCGGATGCCGAGGCGTCGCTGAAGGC